Proteins found in one Thermofilaceae archaeon genomic segment:
- a CDS encoding C2H2-type zinc finger protein gives MSTRCPFCGRELERGLRSKHFCGNCGRTFYACSACGEVFATPQALASHTRTHRRSRRGEPEELRTRLEALEKRVAELEGRLGALAALERRLEALEERVRALEGRAGGRQAGLEWLAGNPWLQLIGAREAVAQEGGGE, from the coding sequence GTGTCTACACGGTGCCCGTTCTGTGGGAGGGAGCTCGAGCGGGGGCTGCGAAGCAAGCACTTCTGCGGCAACTGCGGGCGGACGTTCTACGCCTGCTCCGCGTGCGGGGAGGTCTTCGCAACGCCGCAGGCGCTCGCCTCGCACACGCGCACCCACCGCCGTTCTAGGAGGGGGGAGCCGGAGGAGCTGAGGACGAGGCTTGAGGCGCTGGAGAAGAGGGTGGCTGAGCTGGAGGGGAGGCTCGGGGCGCTAGCGGCGCTGGAGAGGAGGCTGGAGGCGCTGGAGGAGAGGGTTCGGGCGCTGGAGGGGCGCGCGGGGGGCCGGCAGGCCGGTCTGGAGTGGCTGGCCGGCAACCCGTGGCTCCAGCTCATCGGTGCGCGGGAGGCTGTGGCACAAGAGGGGGGAGGTGAGTGA